Genomic segment of Canis lupus dingo isolate Sandy chromosome 9, ASM325472v2, whole genome shotgun sequence:
cccagcatCCTAACGGGCATCATTCCTTACCAGCACGCATCCCGATGGAGGCTGTGCGGGCCGAGTGGGAAAAGACCTGTGGCCCCTACCACAAGCAGCGTCTGGCTGAATACTACGGCCTCTATCGAGATCTGTTCCGTGGTGCCACCTTCGTGCCCCGAGTCCCCCTGCATGTGGCCTATGCTGTGGGTGAGGATGACTTGATGCCCGTGTACCACGGCAATGAGGTCACTCCAGCAGAGGTAACTGCTTACGCGAGCCCCTCCCTGCACTGTGTATACGGACATATCCCACCACAGGACCACAGACAACTCCTTGAAACACTCACAGAGGAGGTTTTTATGGTGGTTAAGGGCACAAGCCTGGCATCCATGTAGGCTCGTTTGGAGTTTtgttcttctctgtcttctctcccttTGGATTTCCTGCTAAACTCTACCATGATAATTAGGAAGGAAtatgagaggaagggaaaagaagctCCATCTTGGCACACTCCTGCCACTACCCCATTGTAATCAGAGTGCCCTCCTAGCCCCTGTCCATTGATGTGAGGGCCACCTCATGGTTCAGATAGAGAGCTGGCTAGGCAACTCTGCAGGGATCTTTCTATAAGCTTCTTTTTGCTGACCTGCCCCTCAAAGGACTGTCAGGGACATTTGGATCAGGGTGAGTTCTCCCTTCTCCAAAGCTCCCTCAGACTCCTGTCCTCCAGAAAGAAGGCCTATTCCCAGCAGCTTGTCTGTCCCTGATGGGAGTGACACCTTTCATGTTGTTTCcccaccaggctgcccaggccCCGGAGGTGACCTATGAGGCAGACAAGGGCTCCAATTGGACACTGCTGCTCACCAACTTGGGTAGGTACCTAGGGCTCACCAGGCCTCCTacctccctcacctcccaggAGCCAGGGGTTGAGCCAGGCTGGAAGGGCAGCAGGGCCCGGCAGTTACTAGGGTCTGTTTGTGTGCAGATGGACACTTGCTGGAGCCAGATGCTGAATACGTCCACTGGCTGGTGTAAGTACCTGGGATGGGGGAAGAGGTCAGAGGCATGTGAGGAGgccttgggggcagccctggtggtccagcggtttagcgccgccttcagcccagggtgtgatcctcgagacccgggattgagtaccatgtcgggctccctgcatgaagcctgcttctccctctgcctgtgtctctgtacctctctctctctctctctctctgtcatgaataaataaataaaatctttaaaaaaaagtaaaaggaggcCTTGGTATCCTGGAGAGGGCTGCACCAGAATTTCAGTCTCGGCTCCACTGTGGATTAACTATGGAACTTTTGATTAACTTCCCACCCCAGGTGGCAGCCCCTCACCTCTGCTTCCTGATGCTGTCAAGAGGCCTGTGATCCACTGGCTGAAGACAGGTCTGGAAGAAAAACCAGGCAGTAGGCTTTAGCTGTTCCCACAGGCCTCTTGGTCTCTGGGAATTcatttcctaatctataaaactagggtgattaaaaaaaaaaaaaaaaaaactagggtgATGCCACCCCATGCGTTAGCCACCCTGAGGGGGCTCTATGACAGTATAGATAGGAAAAGGACGGTGGAGGCCTCTAACAGCTGGGACTGCCCATGCTGGgctacttttgttttctctgtggcCTTTGGCTCTGGAGCCAGGGGGCAGAGGTCAGGCAGCTAACCCTAGCTTTAGAACTTCTAGGTAATTGGAGCCAGTGACTGGGAGGTTGGTTTCCATCATTTTCAGTCAACTGCAGTTAGCAATCTGTGCAGCAGGACCCCCACAGAGAGTTCTATCTAAGGCAGGTACAGTGGCCATCGTAGTGTCGGGATTGGCAAACACTCCTTGACAGACCCCAGAACCTTCAGTAAAGAGAGATGCAGCCCAAGTGGTATGGCTTTGTAGCCTGAATAGCTGTGGTGACCCCACCAGCTCCCCGTGGCCTGGTAAACAGGGTGCTAGACCTTACTCTCTTCCTGACCATTTCTAGGACCCCCATTGTCAGCCTCTGAGGCCCTACTGTTCCCTTCATAAGTTTGTAGTCTATCCAAGGGTTCACAGAGCCATGCCTCCTGCTTGACTATTGAATGAAGATCATTTTAGGGTTTGTCCTCCCAGGGAGTGGTATCAATATCTAGGGAAAATGTGGATGGGAATGTTTCTGCTGCCACCTTCCTTGAGTGATAATTCATGAACACTTTTCCTCCCACCAGAACCAATATCCCAGGCAACAGTGTGGCTGAAGGACAGGAGACTTGTCCCTACATGCCCCCTTTCCCTGCCCGAGGTTCCGGCTTCCACCGCTTTGCCTTCCTGCTCTTTAAGCAGGATAAGCCAATTGACTTCTCTGAGGACACCCGGCCCTCACCCTGGTAATATATGCCCCCTCAACCTTGTAGCCCCCCATACAcattccctctgccctctcaggCCACCTCCCCAGGAATGGTCTGTCGTGCTCAGTTCTCCTGTCTCTTAACTTCAGCttgagacgggcagagggagttATGCTAGGCAGATCCTAAGGGGCTTCTCAGGATTGCCtatggggctggaggaggggtgtGGGGCTCTGATGTCTCATTCATTGCTCTTAAAACTTCCTCATCTTATAGCTACCAGCTGGCCCAGCGGACCTTCCACACTTTTGATTTCTACAAGAAGCACCAGGAAGCCATGACACCAGCTGGGCTGGCCTTTTTCCAGTGTCGCTGGGATGATTCAGTGACCCACATCTTCCACCAGCTTCTGGGTAAGGCCAGAGTGGgctgggggacagggcaggggcggCTGGCCTGAGCTCACAGAACTCTCCTGACACCTGCCAGGGAGAAGTGCCCCTGGGAGGCATGCCATTCCTTGGGTGGGTGGCTGGGCAGTCGCGGGCCAGCAGCAGTTCACACCCATACCCCCTCTTCCTACAGACATGCAGGAGCCCGTGTTTGAGTTTGTGCGGCCACCCTCTTACCACCCCAAACAGAAGCGCTTCCCCCACCGGCAGCCCCTGCGCTACCTGGACCGGTATAGGGACAGTCACGAACCCACCTACGGCATCTACTGAGTGGCCAGAGTGCCACCCACCTCAAAGtggactgagcctctcaggcccCACCAGCAGGAACAATAAAGACCACTCTACTGGGCCACGCTCTGGGCTCTAGCCCCTGCCTGAGGCAGCCCCTTTGTGGCCTTCTCAGGCCCAGGCTTTGGAAATGAAGAGAGCTCTCTGAGGATAGTGGCAGGGATGGGACATGtgaataaagatgatttttttcaaaaaaaaaaaaaaaagatgattttttttctgtagctggTCTGGGTCAGTGTTCTGGAAATGCTCCAACCCCACGATGAATCTGTAATGCTTCATGGATGGAAAGAGCCCTGCCTCCCACCTATAGAGGCAATATTCTGCCTCTAGAGAATATTGAGCCCTGGGATCAAATGGATGGAGATGGATACAGAAGAAAGGCAGTGGGGCTTGGGTGCTCCCATATGTCTCTAGAAAGAGCTTTGCCACCCATGAGCATTGGCCCCTTACTGGGAATTCACAGCATGGTGGCAGGCTCCTGGCATCTGGCTGGGATGCTTTGAATGAGAAGCAGGTCTCAGACCTCTGGGCACACCTCTCCTTGGGGCCCAGAAATCCCCTGCACCCTTGCTGGATCCTAGGAGTATGATTTCTCCTCTACCTAACCAGTCAAAAGGAGACCTTCCTTTCCCATAAAGAGGAGCTTCCCATACTACAACACAGAAGACTGAATGCTGCATTGCAGTGAGAGGGCACTCTGCCTCAAAATTAGGACAGGTTGGTTAGGAAAATTAGCCCTCCATCTGCTCAGTCCGATGCAGCACACTGCCCCAGGGCAGGTGCCGCGAGGATACCGGGCTTCCAGAA
This window contains:
- the MRPL38 gene encoding 39S ribosomal protein L38, mitochondrial, yielding MAAPWWRAALYGSRRWRGFSTSAALGRRTAPLGPMPNEDIDVSNLERLEKYRSFHRYRRRAEQEARAPHWWRTYREHFGEESDPKDKVDIGLPPPKVCRTQQLLERKRVLRELRANSEEERTARLGTARIPMEAVRAEWEKTCGPYHKQRLAEYYGLYRDLFRGATFVPRVPLHVAYAVGEDDLMPVYHGNEVTPAEAAQAPEVTYEADKGSNWTLLLTNLDGHLLEPDAEYVHWLVTNIPGNSVAEGQETCPYMPPFPARGSGFHRFAFLLFKQDKPIDFSEDTRPSPCYQLAQRTFHTFDFYKKHQEAMTPAGLAFFQCRWDDSVTHIFHQLLDMQEPVFEFVRPPSYHPKQKRFPHRQPLRYLDRYRDSHEPTYGIY